The following proteins come from a genomic window of Mariniflexile sp. TRM1-10:
- a CDS encoding YaiO family outer membrane beta-barrel protein produces the protein MKMTKIPQFSKKLCAIIVCLLLFSSPMLFAQRINTDSLLVQAYNSLKQKDYALALKQAHLGKKMSPEYLDFQVLIGRVHQLTNQPDSTRIYLNRVLDKNPAYEEAFLYLINLELETENEEQAETLIDKAIEVHPDNKTFRLKKLQVYQLQEDVDDERKYLNKLSSLYPEDSEIQQRLFWLDSRFNSDRIGLQYSLTNFDRDAVGPWHLGALQYIGERKWGSVIGRINYAHRRSNGALLLDGIQFEGESYFFTGENSYANVSVGYSDALVFPKWRLGASYFQTLPKGWEVDFGMRYTYVAEQNIPAGTLGVGKYFGSYWMHLRSYFQAQNENVYPAFTLTSRYYYNTRFDYVNVILGYGTSPDERVIQADLNQRVQLNSFRAGLGYYRQFGRHFIAGVQAVYNRQEYIEGNWQNEFETFVMLQYRL, from the coding sequence ATGAAGATGACTAAAATACCTCAATTTTCAAAAAAGTTATGTGCTATTATAGTTTGTTTGCTTTTATTTAGCTCTCCCATGTTATTTGCACAGCGTATAAATACGGATAGTTTGCTCGTGCAGGCCTATAATTCTCTAAAACAAAAGGATTATGCCTTAGCTTTAAAGCAGGCACATTTAGGTAAAAAGATGAGTCCTGAGTATCTTGACTTTCAAGTTTTGATAGGTAGAGTCCATCAATTAACAAACCAACCGGATAGCACCAGAATATACCTTAACAGGGTTTTAGATAAAAATCCGGCTTATGAAGAGGCCTTTTTGTATTTAATTAACCTGGAATTGGAAACTGAAAATGAGGAACAAGCAGAAACACTCATAGATAAAGCTATAGAAGTTCATCCAGATAATAAAACCTTTCGTTTAAAAAAACTACAAGTGTATCAATTGCAAGAAGATGTTGATGATGAGCGAAAATATCTAAACAAATTGTCGTCTCTTTATCCAGAAGACTCTGAAATACAACAACGCCTTTTTTGGCTGGATTCCCGTTTTAATAGCGACCGGATAGGTTTGCAATACAGCCTGACTAATTTTGATAGAGACGCTGTAGGACCTTGGCATCTTGGAGCTTTACAATACATTGGTGAGCGTAAATGGGGTTCGGTTATAGGCAGGATCAATTATGCTCACCGACGTTCAAATGGTGCATTGCTATTGGACGGTATTCAATTTGAAGGAGAATCGTATTTCTTTACAGGTGAGAACAGTTATGCCAATGTATCGGTAGGGTATTCTGATGCTTTGGTGTTTCCAAAATGGCGTTTAGGCGCTTCTTATTTTCAGACTTTACCAAAAGGGTGGGAGGTTGATTTTGGCATGCGTTATACCTATGTAGCAGAACAAAATATACCCGCAGGAACTTTGGGTGTCGGAAAGTATTTTGGTTCTTACTGGATGCATCTAAGATCCTATTTTCAGGCACAGAATGAAAATGTCTATCCAGCATTTACTTTAACATCGCGTTATTATTACAATACACGTTTTGATTATGTCAATGTCATTCTTGGTTATGGCACTTCGCCTGATGAGCGTGTGATTCAGGCAGATTTAAACCAACGTGTTCAGCTCAACTCCTTCCGAGCTGGGTTGGGTTATTACAGACAGTTTGGAAGGCATTTTATTGCAGGTGTACAGGCCGTTTATAACCGTCAAGAATATATTGAAGGCAACTGGCAAAATGAGTTTGAAACCTTTGTAATGCTTCAATATCGTCTTTAA
- a CDS encoding response regulator transcription factor, which produces MNHAEKILVVEDDALTLRILNFILKKEGYAVSSSQNGLDAIERMHVIQPDLVITDVMLPLKSGLEVTSYCKDHFPHVPVIVLSSLGEEEGTVTKAFNLGADDFVAKPFNPNEFLLRVRRFLTRTEATIAI; this is translated from the coding sequence ATGAACCACGCAGAAAAAATTCTTGTCGTAGAGGATGATGCTCTGACATTACGAATCTTAAATTTTATATTAAAGAAAGAAGGTTACGCTGTTTCTAGCTCCCAAAACGGACTGGATGCGATAGAGCGTATGCATGTTATTCAACCAGATTTAGTAATCACGGATGTGATGCTCCCACTAAAATCTGGGTTGGAAGTAACAAGTTATTGTAAGGACCATTTCCCACATGTACCAGTCATTGTTTTATCGTCATTGGGTGAGGAAGAAGGGACTGTTACCAAAGCCTTCAACCTTGGGGCTGATGATTTTGTTGCCAAACCATTTAATCCCAATGAGTTTTTACTTCGTGTGAGACGTTTTTTAACGAGAACGGAAGCGACTATTGCTATTTAA
- a CDS encoding nuclear transport factor 2 family protein — protein sequence MTNLDIIKSTYEGKTSEENGKNLAKYVADDISWTEAKGFPYAGTYIGLENVTKNVFSRLGSEWMDYKFTPEDYVASDDKVVTYGTYTGTYKLTGKSFTARVAHVWKLKDSKIVSFEQFVDSKIVDEAIK from the coding sequence ATGACAAATCTTGACATCATAAAAAGTACTTACGAAGGAAAAACTTCGGAAGAAAACGGTAAAAATTTAGCTAAATATGTAGCTGATGACATTTCCTGGACAGAAGCCAAAGGATTTCCGTATGCAGGCACTTATATTGGATTGGAAAACGTAACCAAAAATGTTTTTAGCAGATTGGGAAGTGAATGGATGGACTATAAATTTACTCCAGAAGATTATGTTGCCAGCGATGATAAAGTGGTAACTTACGGCACCTATACTGGAACATACAAGCTTACAGGCAAATCATTCACTGCCAGAGTGGCCCACGTATGGAAACTAAAAGACAGCAAAATTGTAAGTTTCGAACAGTTTGTAGATAGTAAGATTGTTGATGAAGCAATTAAATAA
- a CDS encoding MBL fold metallo-hydrolase, producing MSKNLIATVLLITLNLFNMETQAQGFKTIETKKLKLQVYNASENSFGVTSVIISGKTDSVLIDAQFTLADAEKVAQEIKASGKKLTTIFVSHGDPDFYFGLEIFKKHFPEVTAYASPETVEHIKATAQKKLEVWGERLGKNITSNVILPQVLKGNSMELEGQKLEIIGLEEFPNKTFIWIPSIKTVVGGINVFGTTFHLWMADAQTAEARKNWMSVLDKIIALNPEIVIPAHANSNSPFDIAAVNHTKSYIQFYEEALKTNKTSEALIAALKTKYPTLTFETALQIGAKVNTGEMKW from the coding sequence ATGAGTAAAAATCTTATTGCAACAGTATTATTAATAACATTAAATTTATTTAATATGGAAACACAAGCACAAGGTTTCAAAACCATCGAAACTAAAAAATTGAAACTTCAAGTTTATAACGCATCAGAAAACAGTTTTGGAGTAACATCAGTAATTATATCCGGAAAAACAGATTCGGTTTTAATTGATGCACAATTTACTTTGGCAGATGCCGAAAAAGTAGCACAGGAAATTAAAGCAAGTGGCAAAAAACTAACTACTATTTTTGTTTCCCACGGTGATCCTGATTTTTACTTCGGACTGGAAATCTTCAAAAAACATTTCCCTGAAGTTACCGCTTATGCTTCTCCTGAAACAGTAGAACATATCAAAGCTACAGCTCAAAAGAAACTAGAAGTTTGGGGTGAAAGATTGGGTAAAAATATTACGTCAAACGTGATTTTACCTCAAGTCTTAAAAGGAAATAGCATGGAATTGGAAGGCCAAAAATTAGAAATAATTGGTTTGGAAGAATTCCCAAACAAAACATTTATATGGATTCCTTCAATAAAAACAGTGGTGGGCGGCATCAATGTTTTTGGAACCACTTTCCATCTTTGGATGGCAGATGCACAAACCGCTGAAGCCCGTAAAAACTGGATGTCGGTTTTAGATAAAATTATAGCTTTGAATCCTGAAATTGTGATTCCTGCACACGCCAATTCAAATTCTCCATTCGATATAGCCGCTGTAAATCACACCAAAAGCTACATTCAATTCTACGAAGAAGCTTTGAAAACCAATAAAACATCAGAAGCTTTAATTGCAGCTTTAAAGACAAAATATCCAACACTTACTTTTGAAACAGCATTACAAATTGGAGCAAAAGTAAACACCGGAGAAATGAAGTGGTAA
- a CDS encoding DsbA family protein yields MSKLIYVMDPLCGWCYGNSTNTQKLFEKYKNLLDFEILPAGMWIGTNARKQSKQMAQFIKKHDIQVQQTTGTEFGKTYFEFIENENIVLDSEVPSRAIVSVKKLWASQSIPFAIEVQKARYWYGKDLNSDETYVSICENLGLDKAEFLKIFHSETIKKETQETFALAQQYASSYPTLLTEKEGKLYILKQGYASFEIITKQIDALHLLN; encoded by the coding sequence ATGAGTAAACTAATTTACGTCATGGATCCGCTTTGCGGCTGGTGTTATGGAAACAGCACCAATACACAAAAACTATTCGAAAAATATAAAAACCTGCTTGATTTTGAAATTTTACCTGCTGGAATGTGGATTGGCACAAATGCTCGTAAACAATCGAAACAAATGGCACAATTCATCAAAAAACACGATATCCAAGTACAACAAACCACAGGAACAGAATTTGGTAAAACCTATTTTGAGTTTATCGAAAATGAAAATATCGTTCTGGATAGCGAAGTGCCATCAAGAGCCATTGTTAGTGTAAAAAAGTTATGGGCATCACAATCCATTCCTTTCGCCATTGAAGTACAAAAAGCAAGATATTGGTACGGAAAAGACTTGAATAGTGATGAAACTTATGTTAGTATTTGTGAAAATTTAGGCTTGGATAAAGCTGAATTTCTAAAAATATTTCATTCTGAAACCATTAAAAAAGAAACACAGGAAACCTTTGCTTTGGCACAACAATATGCCAGTTCCTACCCTACGCTTCTGACTGAAAAAGAAGGTAAACTCTATATCTTAAAACAAGGATATGCCTCTTTTGAAATCATCACAAAACAGATTGACGCACTCCATTTATTAAACTAG
- a CDS encoding Crp/Fnr family transcriptional regulator, protein MTELLKQNIAAHISLSDTEMEAFCNLFQHKTIKKKSFLLRVGDVCKFEGFVIKGLFRVYHIDQNGFEQILYFAIENWWVTDIDSFTNETPSQLFIEALEDSEVLLISKKDKEFAYANLPKIEKLFRVMTQKTHVALQRRMIDNLSKTAELRYLEFADKYPQLIQRLSNIQVAAYLGITNVFLSNIRKKIAFKK, encoded by the coding sequence ATGACCGAACTTCTTAAACAGAACATTGCAGCACACATTTCACTTTCAGATACTGAAATGGAGGCATTCTGCAATTTGTTTCAACATAAAACAATTAAGAAAAAAAGTTTTTTGTTACGAGTAGGCGACGTTTGCAAATTTGAAGGTTTTGTCATTAAAGGGCTTTTTCGAGTCTATCATATTGACCAAAATGGATTCGAACAAATACTCTATTTTGCTATTGAAAATTGGTGGGTTACCGACATTGATAGCTTTACCAATGAGACACCATCGCAACTTTTTATAGAGGCCCTTGAAGATAGTGAGGTACTTTTAATTTCTAAAAAAGACAAGGAGTTTGCTTATGCCAATTTACCTAAAATCGAAAAGCTATTTCGAGTAATGACCCAAAAAACGCACGTAGCTCTCCAACGGAGAATGATAGACAATTTGAGCAAAACAGCTGAACTTCGTTATCTAGAATTTGCAGACAAATATCCACAACTAATACAACGCCTTTCCAACATTCAAGTAGCTGCTTATCTGGGTATTACCAATGTATTTTTGAGTAATATTCGAAAGAAAATTGCCTTTAAAAAATAA
- a CDS encoding HipA domain-containing protein: protein MDKNTIGDFHEKCSLDFFGTKQQPLFEHSLKQMAELAKNVVERSIAVPGVQPKLSLSLITDTIQDGNKGRLTVVGALGGNYIFKPPSDQFQQMPENEHLSMRIAEAFGIKTVKSSLIRLQSGELSYITKRIDRTETGQKIHMLDMFQITEAFDKYKSSMEKIGKTLNEYSDNTLLDKLNFLELAIFSFLTGNNDMHLKNFSMLNTGAYWVLSPAYDLLNVAIVNPDDTEELALTLEGKKKKLKWEHFERLGKMLDLNEKQITGIAKRFKKNKPIAIQWINNSFLSEEYKEKYKTLLEERYLRIFQ from the coding sequence TTGGACAAAAATACAATTGGCGATTTTCACGAAAAATGCAGTTTAGATTTTTTCGGAACCAAACAGCAGCCCTTGTTTGAACATTCATTGAAACAAATGGCAGAACTAGCAAAAAATGTAGTAGAAAGAAGTATAGCCGTTCCTGGCGTGCAGCCCAAGCTTTCCTTATCATTAATAACCGATACGATTCAGGATGGAAACAAAGGACGTTTGACCGTTGTTGGTGCTTTAGGTGGAAACTATATTTTCAAACCACCTTCCGACCAATTTCAACAAATGCCCGAAAATGAACATCTGTCCATGCGCATCGCTGAAGCTTTTGGAATTAAAACCGTAAAATCCAGTTTAATACGGTTGCAATCTGGTGAACTGTCTTATATTACTAAACGTATCGACAGAACAGAAACAGGACAAAAAATACACATGCTCGACATGTTTCAAATTACAGAAGCTTTTGACAAATACAAAAGCTCCATGGAAAAAATAGGCAAAACCCTAAACGAGTATTCCGATAACACCTTGTTAGACAAACTTAATTTTCTTGAGTTAGCTATTTTTAGCTTTCTTACAGGAAATAACGACATGCATCTAAAAAATTTCTCTATGCTAAACACTGGAGCATACTGGGTTTTATCCCCAGCATATGACCTTTTAAACGTAGCCATAGTAAACCCCGACGACACTGAAGAACTCGCTTTAACCTTGGAAGGAAAAAAGAAAAAACTAAAATGGGAACATTTTGAACGATTAGGTAAAATGTTAGATCTAAACGAGAAACAAATTACCGGTATTGCAAAACGCTTCAAAAAAAACAAACCCATTGCTATTCAATGGATCAATAATTCGTTCTTATCAGAAGAGTACAAAGAAAAATACAAAACTCTTTTAGAAGAAAGGTATCTAAGAATATTTCAGTAA
- a CDS encoding HipA N-terminal domain-containing protein: protein MRKAAVYYKDSLAGILTETDEGEYIFQYEEKYIKQHPRQFLTFTMPVNPKPYVDKRLFPFFEGLIPEGWLLDIASKNWKINQNDRMGLLLVCCQNCIGAVSVQPIPQENE, encoded by the coding sequence ATGAGAAAAGCAGCCGTATACTATAAAGATAGCTTAGCAGGAATACTTACAGAGACAGATGAAGGTGAATATATTTTCCAATATGAAGAAAAATATATCAAACAACATCCAAGACAGTTTCTCACCTTTACCATGCCAGTAAACCCCAAACCTTACGTTGACAAAAGGCTTTTTCCTTTTTTTGAAGGATTGATCCCCGAAGGATGGCTATTGGACATTGCTTCCAAAAATTGGAAAATCAATCAAAATGACCGCATGGGCTTACTCTTAGTTTGTTGCCAAAATTGTATCGGAGCTGTAAGTGTTCAACCAATACCACAAGAAAATGAATAA
- a CDS encoding helix-turn-helix domain-containing protein → MTTLADFVKEKRNEVNLTQEAFAERAGVALTVIRKIEQGKENLNMEKVNQVLKMFGHTLAPVNARELTKINK, encoded by the coding sequence ATGACAACACTAGCAGATTTTGTAAAAGAAAAAAGAAACGAAGTAAATCTAACGCAAGAGGCTTTTGCCGAACGGGCTGGAGTAGCACTTACGGTGATTCGAAAAATAGAGCAAGGCAAAGAAAACCTGAATATGGAGAAGGTAAATCAGGTGTTAAAAATGTTTGGACATACTTTGGCACCAGTCAATGCCAGAGAATTAACCAAAATAAACAAATGA
- a CDS encoding type II toxin-antitoxin system HipA family toxin, giving the protein MSTKTNIYVYAHWKGMQGPKNIGILSAQQAKGKKAFSFEYDKEWLKSEQKFLLDPDIQLYGGPQYPNQKENFGIFLDSMPDTWGRTLMKRREAQQAKEKNEKPKTLYDIDFLLGVYDESRMGALRFKTDPDGNFLDNNKTASTPPWSSIRELQNAAHIFENNTDNEEVNRWLSVLMAPGSSLGGARPKANILNSDKSLWIAKFPSKTDTTDKAAWEFLAYQLAIKARIEMAPCRMERILGKHHTFFTKRFDREDGERIHFASAMTMTGNNEDTIRDNQASYLDIAEFISNYGVNIEANLHQLWRRIIFNIAISNTDDHLRNHGFILTKEGWILSPAYDLNPSIDKDGLALNIDTDNNALDFDLAKSVGEYFRLNNSQMEVIIQEVLEVISKWKTFANEIGIPRSEQELMEKAFHT; this is encoded by the coding sequence ATGTCTACAAAAACCAACATATACGTATATGCCCACTGGAAGGGTATGCAGGGACCAAAAAATATCGGTATCCTGTCAGCTCAGCAAGCCAAAGGCAAGAAAGCATTCAGCTTTGAGTATGATAAGGAGTGGCTCAAATCAGAACAAAAATTTTTGCTAGACCCAGATATCCAACTCTATGGGGGTCCACAATATCCAAACCAAAAAGAAAACTTCGGAATATTTCTAGACAGTATGCCCGACACCTGGGGACGCACATTAATGAAACGAAGAGAAGCACAACAAGCAAAAGAAAAAAACGAAAAACCTAAAACACTCTACGATATTGATTTTCTTTTAGGAGTATATGACGAAAGCCGTATGGGAGCATTGCGTTTTAAAACAGATCCAGATGGAAACTTCTTAGACAATAATAAAACCGCTTCCACTCCTCCTTGGTCATCCATTAGAGAATTACAGAACGCAGCGCATATCTTCGAAAATAACACGGATAATGAAGAAGTAAATCGATGGTTATCCGTATTGATGGCACCAGGCTCATCATTAGGTGGTGCTAGACCTAAAGCCAATATTTTAAACTCAGATAAAAGTCTTTGGATTGCCAAATTTCCATCCAAGACAGACACCACCGACAAAGCTGCATGGGAATTTTTAGCATATCAGTTAGCTATTAAAGCAAGAATTGAAATGGCACCATGTCGCATGGAAAGAATTTTAGGTAAACACCATACCTTTTTTACAAAACGCTTCGACCGTGAAGACGGTGAACGCATCCATTTTGCTTCCGCAATGACAATGACAGGAAATAACGAAGACACCATTCGAGACAATCAAGCAAGCTATCTAGACATAGCCGAATTTATCAGTAATTATGGTGTAAACATAGAAGCCAATCTACACCAACTATGGCGAAGAATCATCTTCAATATTGCCATTTCCAATACCGATGACCATTTAAGAAACCACGGTTTTATACTAACCAAAGAAGGTTGGATTTTATCTCCGGCTTATGACCTTAATCCATCTATTGATAAAGATGGTCTAGCACTAAACATTGATACCGATAACAATGCCTTAGATTTTGATTTAGCAAAAAGTGTGGGTGAATATTTTCGTTTAAACAATAGCCAAATGGAGGTCATTATACAAGAAGTGTTAGAAGTAATAAGTAAATGGAAAACGTTTGCAAATGAAATAGGAATTCCCCGAAGCGAACAAGAATTGATGGAAAAAGCATTTCATACATAA
- a CDS encoding helix-turn-helix domain-containing protein, translating to MAISKKQSVFPKYNKILEQMGENIKMARKRRKLTMVQVAERADIARSTLYLIELGNTSVAMGAYFNVLRVLGLQDDFLKLAADDELGRKLQDLDLLK from the coding sequence ATGGCAATTAGCAAAAAGCAATCCGTTTTTCCAAAATATAATAAGATTTTGGAACAAATGGGAGAAAATATAAAAATGGCTCGTAAAAGGCGAAAACTCACCATGGTTCAAGTAGCCGAAAGAGCAGATATTGCAAGGTCAACATTGTATCTCATTGAGTTAGGAAATACAAGCGTAGCTATGGGTGCCTATTTCAATGTGCTACGTGTATTAGGATTACAAGATGATTTCCTGAAATTAGCAGCAGACGATGAACTAGGAAGAAAGCTCCAAGACCTAGACCTCCTTAAATAA
- a CDS encoding hybrid sensor histidine kinase/response regulator — MKSPKHRITFKVLIGYFILGVLATISGILVLSEIKTFTKLQREDISDRNKIVKIGSLIADIYEKESLARAAIQLNSTKKFNEYVRENEQLLLKIDSLSFIVDNTSQASILDSVKLVIDIKQKNITDLKNLKLKDNSAESISTAINKLSSIDPLLGKISIKDFVENPEYLDKETHQNFEEYVKILNKYNPKDSINRIDQKQIDSLLSISKKMLLEVQKETSIQRKSLQRKERQLIENDLTISRKLRELLSNLEKDIILYASSINNQREKTLNHSKNIILFAAGISFIIIIVFSIIFLNDFWKSQRYRKQLELANKTTSSLLKSREQLISMVSHDLRTPLSTIVGFSELLQKSTYGTKETNYVDHIRNASTYMGQLVDDLLEFSKLENDTISIESIPFNLENLVNEIIQNVKNLSQSKPINYEIKFDRAIDRHIISDPFRIKQILNNLVTNAYKFTNEGTITVKTLLIKDHNKNILQISIKDTGIGISKEQQQNIFKAFTQANDHTENKQHGFGLGLTISKKLAELLGGTITLDSELGKGSTFILRIPITFSDKILSKNKLPKADTTFNIKAIIVEDDASIQQLLSDLLKQYHIEAYVFDNAQKALDAIENIPYDVVLTDIQLPKMNGIHFMEILKKHSSYKNQPIIAMTGRTNLSIEDYINSGFSDVLIKPFNPNKLQSILQYYFYSILLKSHSKPVNEDAKETNGFSIASLGSFLNNDAMAIKKTLRIFLEDTKKNKLLLQQAKKNNDVKSIKNISHKMLSMLKQLDVKILIPYLEAFETSTTIEDKLFVDFENKLSSLIASLEDYIN; from the coding sequence ATGAAATCTCCCAAACATAGAATTACTTTTAAAGTTCTAATAGGCTATTTTATTCTTGGGGTTTTAGCAACCATCTCGGGTATTTTGGTACTTTCTGAAATCAAAACGTTTACCAAATTGCAAAGGGAAGATATCTCAGACCGAAATAAAATTGTAAAAATTGGTAGCTTAATTGCCGATATTTACGAAAAGGAAAGTTTGGCAAGAGCTGCTATCCAACTAAATTCCACAAAAAAATTTAATGAATACGTTCGTGAAAATGAGCAATTATTATTAAAAATAGATTCATTAAGCTTTATTGTTGACAATACGTCACAGGCATCTATTTTAGATAGTGTTAAGTTGGTTATTGATATAAAACAAAAAAACATCACCGATTTAAAAAATCTAAAACTTAAGGACAATTCTGCAGAATCTATAAGTACAGCCATCAATAAGTTAAGCTCTATTGACCCACTTTTAGGTAAAATTTCTATTAAAGACTTTGTTGAAAATCCTGAATATTTGGATAAAGAAACGCATCAAAACTTTGAAGAATATGTTAAAATACTTAATAAATACAACCCTAAAGATTCGATTAATAGAATTGATCAAAAACAAATAGATTCGTTATTGTCCATTTCCAAAAAGATGCTATTGGAAGTTCAAAAGGAAACCAGCATCCAACGTAAATCTTTACAGAGAAAAGAACGTCAACTGATTGAAAATGATTTAACTATTTCTAGAAAATTACGGGAATTGCTAAGCAATCTAGAAAAGGATATTATTCTTTACGCCAGCAGCATTAATAACCAAAGAGAAAAAACCTTAAATCATAGTAAAAATATTATTCTGTTTGCGGCTGGTATTAGTTTTATCATCATCATTGTTTTTTCCATTATATTTTTAAATGATTTTTGGAAAAGTCAGCGCTATCGTAAACAGTTAGAGCTTGCAAATAAAACCACGTCTTCACTTTTAAAAAGCAGGGAACAGCTAATTTCTATGGTAAGCCATGATTTAAGAACACCTTTAAGCACTATTGTGGGCTTTAGTGAATTGCTTCAAAAGTCAACTTACGGCACTAAAGAAACAAATTATGTTGACCATATTCGCAATGCCTCAACATATATGGGACAGTTAGTTGATGATCTTTTAGAATTTTCAAAATTGGAAAACGATACCATATCTATTGAATCCATTCCTTTTAATTTGGAAAACCTTGTAAACGAAATTATTCAAAACGTAAAAAACCTTTCCCAAAGTAAACCAATAAATTATGAAATAAAATTTGACAGAGCCATAGATCGCCACATTATTAGCGATCCATTTAGGATAAAACAAATTCTAAATAATTTGGTAACAAACGCCTATAAATTTACCAATGAAGGCACAATAACCGTTAAAACCCTTTTAATAAAAGACCATAATAAAAATATACTACAAATTTCTATAAAAGACACAGGCATAGGTATTAGTAAAGAACAACAGCAAAACATTTTTAAAGCATTTACGCAAGCCAATGATCACACAGAAAATAAACAACATGGGTTTGGATTAGGATTGACTATTTCTAAGAAACTTGCTGAGTTATTGGGCGGCACAATAACTTTAGATAGCGAATTAGGAAAAGGAAGTACTTTTATTTTAAGAATTCCAATAACTTTTTCTGATAAGATTTTAAGTAAAAATAAACTTCCTAAAGCAGATACTACTTTTAATATTAAAGCAATAATTGTTGAAGACGATGCTTCCATACAGCAACTGTTAAGTGATCTTTTGAAGCAATACCATATAGAGGCTTATGTTTTTGATAATGCCCAAAAAGCTTTAGATGCTATTGAAAACATTCCGTATGATGTCGTTTTGACGGACATTCAGCTTCCAAAAATGAATGGCATCCATTTTATGGAGATTCTTAAGAAACACAGTTCATACAAGAATCAACCTATAATAGCTATGACCGGAAGAACAAATCTATCAATTGAAGATTATATTAACAGTGGTTTTTCAGATGTATTAATTAAACCATTTAATCCCAATAAACTCCAAAGTATTTTGCAGTATTATTTTTATTCAATTTTGTTGAAGAGCCATAGTAAACCTGTGAACGAAGATGCTAAAGAAACCAATGGGTTCAGTATTGCATCCTTAGGTTCTTTTTTAAATAATGATGCTATGGCAATAAAAAAAACTTTGCGTATTTTTTTAGAAGACACGAAAAAAAATAA